One Homo sapiens chromosome 3, GRCh38.p14 Primary Assembly genomic window carries:
- the ATXN7 gene encoding ataxin-7 isoform c (isoform c is encoded by transcript variant SCA7c): protein MEGSKTPLQSSPSAQELKAPLERRHSSSSKPPLAVPPTSVFSFFPSLSKSKGGSASGSNRSSSGGVLSASSSSSKLLKSPKEKLQLRGNTRPMHPIQQSRVPHGRIMTPSVKVEKIHPKMDGTLLKSAVGPTCPATVSSLVKPGLNCPSIPKPTLPSPGQILNGKGLPAPPTLEKKPEDNSNNRKFLNKRLSEREFDPDIHCGVIDLDTKKPCTRSLTCKTHSLTQRRAVQGRRKRFDVLLAEHKNKTREKELIRHPDSQQPPQPLRDPHPAPPRTSQEPHQNPHGVIPSESKPFVASKPKPHTPSLPRPPGCPAQQGGSAPIDPPPVHESPHPPLPATEPASRLSSEEGEGDDKEESVEKLDCHYSGHHPQPASFCTFGSRQIGRGYYVFDSRWNRLRCALNLMVEKHLNAQLWKKIPPVPSTTSPISTRIPHRTNSVPTSQCGVSYLAAATVSTSPVLLSSTCISPNSKSVPAHGTTLNAQPAASGAMDPVCSMQSRQVSSSSSSPSTPSGLSSVPSSPMSRKPQKLKSSKSLRPKESSGNSTNCQNASSSTSGGSGKKRKNSSPLLVHSSSSSSSSSSSSHSMESFRKNCVAHSGPPYPSTVTSSHSIGLNCVTNKANAVNVRHDQSGRGPPTGSPAESIKRMSVMVNSSDSTLSLGPFIHQSNELPVNSHGSFSHSHTPLDKLIGKKRKCSPSSSSINNSSSKPTKVAKVPAVNNVHMKHTGTIPGAQGLMNSSLLHQPKARP from the exons ATGGAAGGTAGCAAGACGCCTCTCCAAAGCAGCCCTTCTGCGCAGGAGCTGAAAGCTCCACTGG AAAGAAGACATAGCTCATCCAGCAAGCCGCCTTTGGCCGTTCCTCCCACTTCagtattttccttcttcccttctctgtccAAAAGCAAAGGAGGCAGTGCAAGTGGAAGCAACCGTTCTTCCAGTGGAGGTGTTCTTAGCGCATCCTCATCAAGTTCCAAGTTGTTGAAATCACCCAAAGAGAAACTGCAGCTCAGGGGGAACACCAGGCCAATGCATCCCATTCAGCAAAGTAGAGTTCCCCATGGTAGAAT CATGACACCCTCTGTGAAAGTGGAAAAGATTCATCCGAAAATGGATGGCACACTACTGAAATCTGCGGTGGGGCCAACCTGTCCTGCTACTGTGAGTTCCTTAGTCAAGCCTGGCCTTAACTGCCCCTCAATACCAAAGCCAACCTTGCCTTCACCTGGACAGATTCTGAATGGCAAAGGGCTTCCTGCACCGCCCACTCTGGAAAAGAAACCTGAAGACAATTCCAATAataggaaatttttaaataagagattATCAG AAAGAGAGTTTGATCCTGACATCCACTGTGGGGTTATTGATCTCGACACCAAGAAGCCCTGCACCCGGTCTTTGACATGCAAG ACACATTCCTTAACCCAGCGCAGGGCTGTCCAGGGTAGAAGAAAACGATTTGATGTGTTATTAGCCGagcacaaaaacaaaaccagggaAAAGGAATTGATTCGCCATCCGGACTCTCAGCAACCACCGCAGCCTCTCAGGGACCCGCATCCCGCCCCTCCTAGAACGTCACAGGAGCCGCACCAAAACCCTCACGGAGTGATTCCTTCCGAATCAAAGCCTTTTGTAGCTAGTAAACCTAAACCTCACACCCCCAGTCTTCCAAG GCCTCCAGGCTGCCCTGCTCAGCAAGGTGGGAGTGCCCCCATTGACCCTCCTCCAGTCCATGAATCTCCACACCCTCCCCTGCCTGCCACTGAGCCAGCTTCTCGGTTATCCAGTGAGGAGGGCGAAGGCGATGACAAAGAAGAGTCTGTTGAAAAACTGGACTGTCATTATTCAGGTCATCATCCTCAGCCAGCATCT TTTTGCACATTTGGGAGCCGGCAGATAGGAAGAGGCTATTACGTGTTTGACTCCAGGTGGAATCGACTTCGCTGCGCCCTCAACCTCATGGTGGAGAAGCATCTGAATGCACAGCTATGGAA gaaaatcCCACCAGTGCCCAGTACCACCTCACCCATCTCCACACGTATTCCTCACCGGACAAACTCTGTGCCGACATCACAATGTGGAGTCAGCTATCTGGCAGCAGCCACCGTCTCTACATCCCCAGTCCTGCTCTCATCTACCTGCATCTCCCCAAATAGCAAATCGGTACCAGCTCATGGAACCACACTAAATGCACAGCCTGCTGCTTCAGGGGCGATGGATCCTGTGTGCAGTATGCAATCCAGACAAGTGTCCTCTTCATCCTCATCCCCTTCCACGCCCTCTGGCCTTTCCTCGGTTCCTTCCTCCCCCATGTCCAGGAAACCTCAGAAATTGAAATCCAGCAAATCTTTGAGGCCCAAGGAGTCTTCTGGTAACAGCACTAACTGTCAAAATGCCAGTAGCAGTACCAGTGGCGGCTCAGGAAAGAAACGCAAAAACAGTTCCCCACTGTTGGttcactcttcctcctcctcttcctcctcctcctcttcttctcatTCCATGGAGTCTTTTAGGAAAAACTGTGTGGCTCACTCTGGGCCTCCCTACCCCTCAACGGTAACATCTTCCCATAGCATCGGCCTCAACTGTGTGACGAATAAAGCAAATGCGGTGAACGTCCGGCATGACCAGTCAGGGAGGGGCCCCCCCACCGGGAGCCCTGCTGAATCCATCAAGAGGATGAGTGTGATGGTGAACAGCAGTGATTCTACTCTTTCTCTTGGGCCATTCATTCACCAGTCCAATGAACTGCCTGTCAACTCCCACGGCAGTTTTTCCCACTCACACACTCCTCTAGACAAACtcataggaaagaaaagaaagtgctcACCCAGCTCGAGCAGCatcaacaacagcagcagcaaaccCACAAAGGTTGCCAAAGTGCCAGCCGTGAACAATGTCCACATGAAACACACAGGCACCATCCCAGGGGCACAAGGACTGATGAACAGTTCCCTCCTTCATCAG CCAAAGGCACGTCCCTGA